The DNA segment TCTTCCCACCGCTCACATTCTATATCCTAGTgaaccgttttttttcctattcgcTCTTTAATGTCTCGAAGCGCTGGAGCGTTAATAGCAGCATctgtggttttttttgggcATTAGATCCGCGCTACCGGATCTCGTTTTGCTTATTTCACAGCTCACTTTTTCGTCGGCGTTCCGCGCTGGGTAAGGCTTTCGAACCGTCTGAAGGTGTAGTTGATAAACACCCAATCCTTGAGCACTTCCCCTTCCGGTTGTGGATGGGCGGCTGTAAAATGGAAAAGGGAGAGGAAACAGTTAGAGTAATTCGAATGATCGCAtacgggaaaaaagggaaatgccACTTACGTATCTCTAGTGCTACGTCGGGGAATTCGTCAAAGTTCGATGTATCGTCGATCGAGCGCACCTCCACCGGGATGGCCGCCGGACGCTCTCGTATGTGCTCCCAGTCGACGCCGCGGAAGAATTGCACTAGCTTCAGATCCTCAATTCCACGCTGTGAGCCGAGTCTGTAACCGAACGAgaccgttttttgttaaataacaTACAATGAACGACCTCTAGAGCAACCAATCTCCCCTTACCGTCGTTCAGCTTCGCAGCAAAATTTCACTATCGTATCCCGGGCCTCCTCCGAGATGGGCGTTTCCGGCGGGAAGATGAGCGTCTCCCGCCAGTTCATCACCTTCCGGTACGTGTCCTGCGGGTTGTCCGAGCAGAACGGCGGATAGCCCATCAGCATCTCGTACATGATCACGCCGAGCGACCACCAGTCGCACGCCGGCCCGTACCCCGTCTGCAGGAACACCTCCGGCGCGATGTAGTCCGGCGTGCCGACCGTACTGTACGCCAGCGCTCGCCGGTTGCGCTTCCAGCTTTCCGCCCGCCGCTTCGAGTCCATCGGGCTGGCGCAGGTGCCGATAAAGTCGGACGGTTTGGCCTGCGACAGGTCGCGATAGAAGTCGGTGCGGTGCGATTTCTTCAGCCCCGTGCACAGCCCAAAGTCGGACAGCTTCAGGTGGCCGCGCGCATCCAGCAGCAGATTGTCCGGCTTGATGTCGCGGTGGATGAAGCCGAGCCGGTGGATCGAATCGATCGCGAGCGCCGTCTCGACGATGTAGAACTGTGTGCACTCCTCCGACAGTGTGTCCTTCTTCATGAGCAGCGTCATCATGTCGCCGCCGGGCAGGAACTCCATGATAAGATACAAATTTACCGAATCCTGCGCAAAACCCGAGCAAGGGGAAATTGTTAGCCAAAAATAAAGGTAGGAAAAACGTAAGAAACCCACCTGAAAGCTGTAGTACATCTTCACCACCCACTGGTGGTCGGCCTCGACCAGCACGTCCCGCTCGGCCCGCACGTGCGCCACCTGCTCCTTTTCCAGCATGTCCGCCTTGCGCAGCACCTTCATCGCGTACACGTGCCCGGTGTCCTTCTTCTGCACCAGCCGCACCTCGCCGAATGCACCGCGCCCGATCACCTTGAGCGCCTCGAAGTCCTCCACCCCGAGCCGGGAGCGCTTGAGGCGCAGGAATTCCGTCTCCTTCTGGGCGTGCTGCATGCGCTTCTCCTGCCGCTGCGACTCGGACAGCGTCTCGTCCTTCAGCGACGCTTCCAGCTTCGCCTGGCGCTGTTTCCGCTCGCCGTGCTGTGTGATCAGATTGCTGTAGTAGTTCTCCAGCGTGACCTTCGCTTTGGTCGCCTTATCGAGCGTGTGATCGCTGAAGCGAACCGTATTATCAGTCGCCGTCATGATgcccgctgccgccgccgccgccgccagctgCGTGCTGCTGATGCCCTCCGTTTTTCCTGCTTCGAGCTGGGCTTTCCCTCGGAAGTagaccgccgccgccgccaccaccaccaccaccccgtgCGGTGGTACTGCGTGCCCGTGAGCGTTGGTTCAATTTAAAAGCTTCAACGTGCCCCTTTCGTC comes from the Anopheles coluzzii chromosome 2, AcolN3, whole genome shotgun sequence genome and includes:
- the LOC120948480 gene encoding serine/threonine-protein kinase tricornered, with protein sequence MTATDNTVRFSDHTLDKATKAKVTLENYYSNLITQHGERKQRQAKLEASLKDETLSESQRQEKRMQHAQKETEFLRLKRSRLGVEDFEALKVIGRGAFGEVRLVQKKDTGHVYAMKVLRKADMLEKEQVAHVRAERDVLVEADHQWVVKMYYSFQDSVNLYLIMEFLPGGDMMTLLMKKDTLSEECTQFYIVETALAIDSIHRLGFIHRDIKPDNLLLDARGHLKLSDFGLCTGLKKSHRTDFYRDLSQAKPSDFIGTCASPMDSKRRAESWKRNRRALAYSTVGTPDYIAPEVFLQTGYGPACDWWSLGVIMYEMLMGYPPFCSDNPQDTYRKVMNWRETLIFPPETPISEEARDTIVKFCCEAERRLGSQRGIEDLKLVQFFRGVDWEHIRERPAAIPVEVRSIDDTSNFDEFPDVALEIPAHPQPEGEVLKDWVFINYTFRRFESLTQRGTPTKK